In one window of Photobacterium leiognathi DNA:
- a CDS encoding LysR family transcriptional regulator codes for MPAIDDLVLFTQVIEHGSFSKVAELNNVTKSVVSKRISKLETELGLQLIYRTTRKLTLTEPGEVLYHRAKSISHVAQAAFDSVTGYSEALSGKIRMSVPTISGELVLANAVADFCQRHPGLSVEMSLDNHFVDLVADNYDLVIRTGYLEDSSLIARHIFNSRWVICASPAYIEHYGKPEKPKDLLSHNCLGYNPQSTGPFDWQFLKQNKVYTQKVSGNFSSDNAAALKKVVLAGNGIAYLPNCLIYDELQRGDLVELLPTHAGKVVGIYAVYPYTRKPAKRIQALIEHIRESYMEIKEKF; via the coding sequence ATGCCAGCTATCGACGATCTCGTTTTATTCACTCAAGTAATTGAACATGGATCATTCAGCAAAGTGGCTGAACTCAATAACGTGACTAAATCGGTTGTTAGTAAACGCATTAGTAAACTTGAGACAGAATTAGGTTTACAGTTAATTTACCGCACCACCCGTAAATTGACCCTCACCGAACCCGGTGAAGTCCTCTATCATCGCGCCAAAAGCATCAGTCATGTTGCACAAGCAGCGTTTGATTCTGTAACAGGTTATAGCGAAGCCTTGTCAGGCAAAATCCGTATGTCTGTACCCACCATTTCAGGAGAATTAGTCCTTGCCAATGCCGTGGCTGATTTCTGCCAAAGACACCCCGGTTTATCGGTGGAGATGTCGCTAGATAATCACTTTGTTGATCTTGTGGCAGACAATTATGATCTGGTGATCCGTACTGGCTATTTAGAAGATTCAAGCCTGATTGCACGTCATATTTTTAATTCTCGCTGGGTGATCTGTGCTTCCCCTGCTTATATAGAGCATTACGGCAAACCAGAAAAACCGAAAGATCTATTAAGTCATAATTGCTTGGGTTACAACCCACAAAGCACAGGTCCTTTTGACTGGCAATTTCTAAAACAAAACAAAGTTTACACCCAGAAAGTGAGCGGTAATTTCTCATCAGATAACGCAGCAGCATTAAAGAAAGTAGTGCTTGCAGGTAATGGCATCGCCTATCTTCCTAATTGCTTAATTTATGATGAATTACAGCGCGGAGATTTGGTGGAATTATTACCAACACATGCTGGTAAAGTGGTCGGGATTTATGCTGTATATCCTTACACTAGAAAGCCCGCTAAACGCATTCAAGCACTTATCGAGCATATTCGAGAAAGCTATATGGAAATTAAAGAAAAGTTTTAA
- a CDS encoding LutC/YkgG family protein, whose translation MSSQNEQRIYNRDSFLNNIAKQLGRDRITTPVARPNLKYNCHKEVFAGKSQDELKDILVNYTESSLGAQAVVTTKAQLTEALRDVCFKYCSADQTEITPVGETIFTADKRLLDVIYPKDLSAEQHGVYIWDHSAGYEANITVAERAKVGVVFAEQALAESGTMVLYSNPAQGRAVSLLPEASVFVVPKSCIVARLTQATEILHQKAQNGERIPSCVNFISGPSSTADIELIKVVGVHGPVFATYIIIDDM comes from the coding sequence ATGTCATCTCAAAATGAGCAACGCATCTATAATCGCGATAGTTTCCTTAATAACATCGCCAAACAACTAGGTCGTGATCGCATCACTACCCCAGTTGCACGTCCAAACTTAAAATATAATTGCCACAAAGAAGTATTTGCAGGTAAATCTCAAGATGAACTAAAAGACATCTTGGTAAACTACACTGAGTCTTCTTTAGGTGCGCAAGCAGTTGTAACCACCAAAGCACAACTAACAGAAGCATTACGCGATGTATGTTTCAAATACTGTAGTGCCGATCAAACAGAAATCACCCCTGTTGGTGAAACCATTTTCACCGCAGATAAACGTCTACTTGATGTGATTTATCCTAAAGATCTTAGTGCAGAACAGCATGGCGTTTACATTTGGGATCACTCAGCAGGCTATGAAGCAAATATTACCGTTGCAGAACGTGCAAAAGTGGGTGTTGTATTTGCAGAGCAAGCACTAGCTGAATCAGGCACTATGGTACTTTACAGCAACCCAGCGCAAGGTCGTGCAGTTAGCCTACTACCAGAAGCATCAGTCTTCGTTGTGCCAAAAAGCTGTATCGTTGCGCGTTTAACACAGGCAACTGAAATTCTTCATCAGAAAGCACAAAATGGTGAACGTATTCCATCATGTGTTAACTTCATTTCAGGTCCTAGCTCGACTGCAGATATCGAGCTGATCAAAGTTGTTGGTGTGCATGGGCCCGTCTTTGCCACCTACATCATTATTGATGATATGTAA